In the Natrinema sp. CBA1119 genome, CACGTCGATGACCTGTCCCTCGCCGCTTCCGCCGCGGCCGATGTCGCGCTCGAAGATCGCCATCATGGTCGCCTGCAGGGCGAACTGCGCGGCCGTCAGATCCGCGAGACTGATCGGGGGCAATAGCGGTTCGCGGTCGGGGAAGCCGTTCGCGTGCGCCCAGCCGGAGATACCCTCCGCGATCGTCCCGAACCCCGGTTTCTGGGACTTCGGGCCCGTTTGTCCGTAGCCGGAGAGCCGAACCATGATCGCCTCCTCGTTGACGTCGTGAACGTCGTCGGGGCCGAGTCCCCACCGCTCCATCGTCCCCGGACGGAAGTTCTCGAAGACGACGTCGGCGTCTTCGATCAGGACGAGAGCGATCTCGCGACCGCGTTCAGAACCGAGATCGAGCGTGATACACCGCTTGTTTCGACCCAGCGATTTCCAGGCGAGCGATTCCCCGCTCTCGGTCTTCTGGGGCCACTCGCGGATCGGATCACCGGTCTGGGGATGTTCGATCATCACGACGTCCGCGCCGAAATCGCCCATCATTGTCGTCGCGAACGCGCCGCTTATCATCCCGGACATGTCGATGACGCGGAGCCCATCGAGCGGACCCGTTCGTTCTCGTGCTGTCATTTCGGTGTGCTACATCGCGTCGACCAAAGACAGTTGGTCCACCCAGTGTTGGCTATTTATATACCCTGCCGGACCAGTCGGGGCGGGATGCGTCGGAAAACCAGAACCAGGAAACACGGAAGTCACCGCTTCGAGACGAGTTGCACACTATCCTCGGCAAGAACGTCAGTCGAGAGCGTACCGGTTCTCGTCGCGGTCTCGCTCGAGAAGCGAGAACACACATATATAAACAGCCAACACTGGTCGGGAGAACGTTTACTCGAGGTGCTGTGGTTTTGATACACGTACGATAACAAATGCCACACAATTTAGGAGTGGACGTGGGTGGGACGTTCACTGACGTCATCGTCTTCGACGAGGACACCCACGAACTCACGATCGACAAGGTGCTATCCACGCCGTCGAACCCGTCGGAGGGCGTGATCAACGGAATCGGGGAAGCCGTCGACAAAGCCGGCACGACCGTCAGCGATCTGAACCTGTTGTTCCACGGCACGACCGTCGTAACGAACATGCTGCTCGAGGAGACCGGCTCGCGAGTCGGTCTGATCACCAGTGAGGGGCACGAGGACATCCTCCACCTGGCTCGAGCGTGGACGCCGGGACCGCTCTACGGATGGATGGACATGGAGAAACCGGCTCCGCTGGCCGATCTCGTCGACACGCGGAGCGTCGGCGGGCGAATCGACTCACCTGAGGGGAACGAACAGGAGCCGATCGACGAGGACGAGGTACGAGCCGCCGTTCGAGAACTCGCCGATTCGGGAGTCGAGTCGCTTACCGTCGCCCTCCTGAACTCGTACCTGAACCCGACGCACGAACGGCAGGTTCGGGACGTCATTCGGGACGAGTGTCCGGAGCTTCCGGTCTCGATCTCCGCGGAGATCGTCCCGGAGTACGGCGAGTACGAACGGACGCTGACGACGGTCATCAACGACTACGCGCGACCGCAGGTCATCGACTATCTCGACGAGCTCGACGCCTCGCTCGAGGACGCCGGCTCGACGGCGAAGATGAACGTCGTCCGCTCCGACGGAGGGCTGATGAGTTCCGGCGCCGCGAAACACCGGCCGGTCGAGCTCGCCCTGTCGGGGCCGTCGGGCGGCGTCGTCGGTGCAGCGACCATCGCTGAGAAGAAGGGGGTTCCCGACGTACTCACGCTGGACATGGGCGGCACCTCGACGGACGTCTCGCTGGTTGAGGACGGCAAACCGGGGACGACTCGCCAGACGAAAGTCGGCTACAGAGAGTTCAAATCCCGAGCCGTGGACGTGAACACGGTCGGTGCGGGCGGCGGTTCCATCGCTCGCGTTCAGCTGTCCGGTTCGCTCCAGGTCGGCCCCGAGAGCGCCGGGGCCGATCCGGGGCCGGCCTGTTACGGTCAGGGGGGCGACGAGCCCACCGTGACCGACGCGAACGTCGTTCTCGGTCGCATTCCCTCGAACGTCCAGCTCGGCGGTCGAATGGACCTCGACCGCGATGCGGCCCGTAACGCGATCCAGACGGTCGCTGACGAACGCGGCAGTACCGTGGAGGAAGCCGCCCAGGCGATCCTCGACATCGTCAACGAGAACATGTACAGCGCGCTCCGCGTCGTCTCCGTCGAGCGCGGCTACGACCCGCGCGACTTCGGTCTCGTCGCCTTCGGTGGTGCCGGCCCGATGCACGCCAACGCGCTGGCGGACGTGATGGACGCCTACCCGCTGATCGTCCCGCCGGGGCCGGGCGTCATGAGCGCCTTCGGCTTCCTGACGAGCGACGTCCAAAACGAGTTCTCCGAAACCTACCTGAAGACGGATCGGGACGTCGAGGGGGAGGCAGTGTACGACGCGTACCAGGAGCTAAACGACGAGGCGGCCGACTGGCTCGCATCCGAGGGCGTCGCCGAGAAGAACCACGCCTTCGAGTACTACGCCGACTGCCGGTACTACCGGCAGGACGTGCAGATGTCCATCCCGATCGACGTGTCGACCCTCCGGACGGAGGACGGCATCGCGGCGATCAAAGACGACTTCGAGGCGCGCCACGAGCAACGCTTTGGCTTCTCATTGGACGCGCCACTCGAGATCGCGAACCTCCGCGTCATCGGCAAGGGGACCATGCAGGGAGTGACGCTCGAAGCGAGCGAGCTCGGCGACGAGGACGCCAGCGACGCACGAGTTGGGACACAGGACGTCTTCTTCGACGATGCCTCCCACGACACGCCGATCTACGACCGCGAACTGATGCGACCCGGGAACGTGATCGACGGGCCGGCGATCGTCACCGACGACGACTCGACCGTCGTCGTCCAGCCCGATCACGCCGCGACGGTCGATCGGTACGCAAACCTCGAGATAACGCGGAGTGATTCCAAATGAGCCAGCACGCAAACGCCACGCCCGACTTCGTGGGGGACCACGATATCGACACGACGACCCTCGATATTATCGAGAACACGCTCTCGAACACGCGCTACGAGATGGATCGCGTCCTCGAGACGACGGCCATCAGCCCGGTCATTCGGGAACAGTCGGATCAGTTTCCCCTCATCGCCGACCGGAACGGCCGGATGGTGATGGGGCAGTTCGGCAGCGCGATCGACACGATCATCGAGAACGCGCCGTTCGGCTGGGACGAGCTGAACGACGGCGACGTCATCGCCACCAACGATCCCTACATGTGCGCCGGTGCGGTCTCGCACACGCCGGACATGCTGTTACTCCGACCGATCTTCTACGAGGACGATCTCGTCGGCTTCGGCAGCCAGTGGGGGAACCTGAT is a window encoding:
- a CDS encoding CaiB/BaiF CoA-transferase family protein, coding for MTARERTGPLDGLRVIDMSGMISGAFATTMMGDFGADVVMIEHPQTGDPIREWPQKTESGESLAWKSLGRNKRCITLDLGSERGREIALVLIEDADVVFENFRPGTMERWGLGPDDVHDVNEEAIMVRLSGYGQTGPKSQKPGFGTIAEGISGWAHANGFPDREPLLPPISLADLTAAQFALQATMMAIFERDIGRGGSGEGQVIDVSLTEPLWRLFFGEVEAYDRMEHVRERTGNQHPSTAPRNIYETADGHITMSASNQKIFERVAEAIDKPELVDDPRFEDNSARVENNEPLNAAIESWTKQRTTAEATEALEAHDAIVGPVYDMADIFADEQFQARDSFVEVEDPDVGSIKTFAPVPKFSRTPGEVEFLGPQHGEHNEDVYRGELGMTAEEYTELKAEGII
- a CDS encoding hydantoinase/oxoprolinase family protein translates to MPHNLGVDVGGTFTDVIVFDEDTHELTIDKVLSTPSNPSEGVINGIGEAVDKAGTTVSDLNLLFHGTTVVTNMLLEETGSRVGLITSEGHEDILHLARAWTPGPLYGWMDMEKPAPLADLVDTRSVGGRIDSPEGNEQEPIDEDEVRAAVRELADSGVESLTVALLNSYLNPTHERQVRDVIRDECPELPVSISAEIVPEYGEYERTLTTVINDYARPQVIDYLDELDASLEDAGSTAKMNVVRSDGGLMSSGAAKHRPVELALSGPSGGVVGAATIAEKKGVPDVLTLDMGGTSTDVSLVEDGKPGTTRQTKVGYREFKSRAVDVNTVGAGGGSIARVQLSGSLQVGPESAGADPGPACYGQGGDEPTVTDANVVLGRIPSNVQLGGRMDLDRDAARNAIQTVADERGSTVEEAAQAILDIVNENMYSALRVVSVERGYDPRDFGLVAFGGAGPMHANALADVMDAYPLIVPPGPGVMSAFGFLTSDVQNEFSETYLKTDRDVEGEAVYDAYQELNDEAADWLASEGVAEKNHAFEYYADCRYYRQDVQMSIPIDVSTLRTEDGIAAIKDDFEARHEQRFGFSLDAPLEIANLRVIGKGTMQGVTLEASELGDEDASDARVGTQDVFFDDASHDTPIYDRELMRPGNVIDGPAIVTDDDSTVVVQPDHAATVDRYANLEITRSDSK